The Daucus carota subsp. sativus chromosome 7, DH1 v3.0, whole genome shotgun sequence genome window below encodes:
- the LOC108196883 gene encoding protein NSP-INTERACTING KINASE 1 isoform X1 has product MKRKIEAVFWFLTFFWLCCASNGLLSPKGVNFEVQALMGIKAFLVDPHGVLDNWDGDAVDPCSWTMVTCSAESLVIGLGTPSQKLSGILSPSIGNLTNLQIILLQNNNISGVIPVDLGRLRKLHTLDLSDNHFSGEIPYSLSHLKSLQYMRLNNNTLSGEIPGSLANMTRLTVVDLSFNNLSAPVPRFPSKKFNILGNPLICPTGTEPECYGTTLMPMSMPLNKTRTAAYSNRSKSHKLSIAIGSSVGCILVFIFAVGLLLWWRQRHNQRTFSDEKERHHEEACLGNLKKFSFRELQIATNNFSSKNILGKGGFGHVYKGCLQDGTLVAVKRLNDGSTAGGERQFQTEVEMISLAVHRNLLGLYGFCMTSTEKLLVYPFMSNGSVASRLKAKPVLNWDVRKRIALGAARGLLYLHEQCDPKIIHRDVKAANILLDDYYEAVVGDFGLAKLMNHQDSHVTTAVRGTVGHIAPEYLSTGQSSEKTDVFGFGILLLELITGHGALEFGKAANQKGAILDWVKKIYQEKKLDVLVDKDLKNNYDTVELEELVKVAFLCTQYLPGLRPKMSEVVRMLEGDGLVEKWETSHNIDSTKCRTQELSSSERFSDLTNDSLVIVQAIELSGPR; this is encoded by the exons ATGAAGAGGAAGATAGAGGCTGTGTTCTGGTTTCTCACATTTTTTTGGCTTTGTTGTGCTTCAAATGGCTTGCTTTCCCCCAAAGGTGTCAACTTTGAAG TGCAAGCTTTGATGGGCATAAAGGCTTTCTTGGTGGATCCTCATGGTGTTCTTGATAATTGGGATGGTGATGCTGTTGATCCTTGTAGCTGGACTATGGTTACTTGTTCTGCTGAAAGCTTGGTCATTGGCCT TGGAACTCCTAGCCAAAAATTATCAGGCATTCTTTCCCCGAGCATTGGCAATTTAACAAATCTCCAGATTAT ACTCTTACAAAACAACAACATATCTGGAGTAATTCCAGTAGATCTGGGAAGGCTTCGAAAGCTGCACACTCTTgatctttctgataatcactTCAGTGGAGAAATTCCCTATTCTTTAAGCCACTTGAAAAGTCTGCAATACAT GAGGCTCAACAATAACACACTGTCTGGAGAGATTCCAGGATCATTGGCCAATATGACGCGGCTTACTGTTGT AGATTTGTCGTTCAACAACTTGAGTGCCCCTGTACCCAGATTTCCGTCTAAAAAGTTCAA CATTCTTGGGAACCCTCTTATATGTCCAACTGGAACTGAGCCTGAATGCTATGGAACAACACTGATGCCCATGTCTATGCCTTTAAATAAGACACGAA CTGCAGCATATTCGAACAGATCCAAAAGCCACAAACTTTCCATTGCCATTGGCTCAAGTGTTGGGTGCATCTTGGTGTTCATCTTTGCAGTTGGACTGCTTCTGTGGTGGAGACAAAGGCATAACCAGAGAACTTTCTCTGATGAAAAAG aGAGGCATCATGAGGAAGCTTGCCTTGGAAATCTCAAGAAGTTTTCTTTCAGGGAACTTCAGATTGCTACGAACAACTTCAGTAGTAAAAACATATTGGGAAAAGGGGGTTTTGGGCATGTTTACAAAGGCTGTCTGCAAGATGGTACTCTTGTAGCCGTGAAGAGGCTAAACGATGGCAGTACAGCCGGGGGAGAAAGACAGTTCCAGACAGAAGTTGAGATGATCAGTTTAGCTGTGCACAGAAACCTCCTTGGACTATACGGATTTTGTATGACTTCCACTGAAAAACTCCTTGTATATCCATTCATGTCAAATGGAAGTGTTGCATCACGTCTTAAAG CAAAACCAGTTCTTAATTGGGATGTAAGGAAAAGGATCGCATTAGGAGCTGCAAGGGGACTATTGTACCTCCACGAGCAATGTGACCCGAAGATCATTCATAGAGATGTTAAAGCAGCCAATATACTGCTTGATGACTACTATGAGGCAGTTGTAGGAGATTTCGGATTAGCAAAGCTTATGAATCATCAAGATTCCCATGTCACAACTGCGGTAAGGGGAACTGTGGGGCATATAGCACCTGAATATCTCTCAACTGGCCAGTCCTCAGAGAAGACAGATGTTTTTGGTTTCGGGATTCTCCTCCTTGAGCTGATCACAGGACATGGAGCTTTAGAATTTGGCAAGGCGGCTAATCAAAAAGGAGCCATATTAGACTGG GTAAAAAAGATTTACCAAGAAAAGAAACTAGACGTTCTAGTTGACAAGGACTTAAAGAACAATTATGACACCGTTGAGCTCGAGGAGCTCGTTAAAGTGGCATTCTTGTGCACTCAGTACTTGCCAGGCCTCAGGCCAAAAATGTCAGAAGTGGTAAGAATGCTTGAAGGTGATGGACTAGTAGAAAAATGGGAAACCTCCCATAACATAGACTCCACCAAATGCAGAACTCAAGAATTGTCCTCATCGGAGCGATTTTCGGACCTCACCAACGATTCTTTAGTGATTGTACAGGCCATTGAACTGTCTGGTCCTAGATGA
- the LOC108196883 gene encoding protein NSP-INTERACTING KINASE 1 isoform X2 — MKRKIEAVFWFLTFFWLCCASNGLLSPKGVNFEVQALMGIKAFLVDPHGVLDNWDGDAVDPCSWTMVTCSAESLVIGLGTPSQKLSGILSPSIGNLTNLQIILLQNNNISGVIPVDLGRLRKLHTLDLSDNHFSGEIPYSLSHLKSLQYMRLNNNTLSGEIPGSLANMTRLTVVDLSFNNLSAPVPRFPSKKFNILGNPLICPTGTEPECYGTTLMPMSMPLNKTRTYSNRSKSHKLSIAIGSSVGCILVFIFAVGLLLWWRQRHNQRTFSDEKERHHEEACLGNLKKFSFRELQIATNNFSSKNILGKGGFGHVYKGCLQDGTLVAVKRLNDGSTAGGERQFQTEVEMISLAVHRNLLGLYGFCMTSTEKLLVYPFMSNGSVASRLKAKPVLNWDVRKRIALGAARGLLYLHEQCDPKIIHRDVKAANILLDDYYEAVVGDFGLAKLMNHQDSHVTTAVRGTVGHIAPEYLSTGQSSEKTDVFGFGILLLELITGHGALEFGKAANQKGAILDWVKKIYQEKKLDVLVDKDLKNNYDTVELEELVKVAFLCTQYLPGLRPKMSEVVRMLEGDGLVEKWETSHNIDSTKCRTQELSSSERFSDLTNDSLVIVQAIELSGPR; from the exons ATGAAGAGGAAGATAGAGGCTGTGTTCTGGTTTCTCACATTTTTTTGGCTTTGTTGTGCTTCAAATGGCTTGCTTTCCCCCAAAGGTGTCAACTTTGAAG TGCAAGCTTTGATGGGCATAAAGGCTTTCTTGGTGGATCCTCATGGTGTTCTTGATAATTGGGATGGTGATGCTGTTGATCCTTGTAGCTGGACTATGGTTACTTGTTCTGCTGAAAGCTTGGTCATTGGCCT TGGAACTCCTAGCCAAAAATTATCAGGCATTCTTTCCCCGAGCATTGGCAATTTAACAAATCTCCAGATTAT ACTCTTACAAAACAACAACATATCTGGAGTAATTCCAGTAGATCTGGGAAGGCTTCGAAAGCTGCACACTCTTgatctttctgataatcactTCAGTGGAGAAATTCCCTATTCTTTAAGCCACTTGAAAAGTCTGCAATACAT GAGGCTCAACAATAACACACTGTCTGGAGAGATTCCAGGATCATTGGCCAATATGACGCGGCTTACTGTTGT AGATTTGTCGTTCAACAACTTGAGTGCCCCTGTACCCAGATTTCCGTCTAAAAAGTTCAA CATTCTTGGGAACCCTCTTATATGTCCAACTGGAACTGAGCCTGAATGCTATGGAACAACACTGATGCCCATGTCTATGCCTTTAAATAAGACACGAA CATATTCGAACAGATCCAAAAGCCACAAACTTTCCATTGCCATTGGCTCAAGTGTTGGGTGCATCTTGGTGTTCATCTTTGCAGTTGGACTGCTTCTGTGGTGGAGACAAAGGCATAACCAGAGAACTTTCTCTGATGAAAAAG aGAGGCATCATGAGGAAGCTTGCCTTGGAAATCTCAAGAAGTTTTCTTTCAGGGAACTTCAGATTGCTACGAACAACTTCAGTAGTAAAAACATATTGGGAAAAGGGGGTTTTGGGCATGTTTACAAAGGCTGTCTGCAAGATGGTACTCTTGTAGCCGTGAAGAGGCTAAACGATGGCAGTACAGCCGGGGGAGAAAGACAGTTCCAGACAGAAGTTGAGATGATCAGTTTAGCTGTGCACAGAAACCTCCTTGGACTATACGGATTTTGTATGACTTCCACTGAAAAACTCCTTGTATATCCATTCATGTCAAATGGAAGTGTTGCATCACGTCTTAAAG CAAAACCAGTTCTTAATTGGGATGTAAGGAAAAGGATCGCATTAGGAGCTGCAAGGGGACTATTGTACCTCCACGAGCAATGTGACCCGAAGATCATTCATAGAGATGTTAAAGCAGCCAATATACTGCTTGATGACTACTATGAGGCAGTTGTAGGAGATTTCGGATTAGCAAAGCTTATGAATCATCAAGATTCCCATGTCACAACTGCGGTAAGGGGAACTGTGGGGCATATAGCACCTGAATATCTCTCAACTGGCCAGTCCTCAGAGAAGACAGATGTTTTTGGTTTCGGGATTCTCCTCCTTGAGCTGATCACAGGACATGGAGCTTTAGAATTTGGCAAGGCGGCTAATCAAAAAGGAGCCATATTAGACTGG GTAAAAAAGATTTACCAAGAAAAGAAACTAGACGTTCTAGTTGACAAGGACTTAAAGAACAATTATGACACCGTTGAGCTCGAGGAGCTCGTTAAAGTGGCATTCTTGTGCACTCAGTACTTGCCAGGCCTCAGGCCAAAAATGTCAGAAGTGGTAAGAATGCTTGAAGGTGATGGACTAGTAGAAAAATGGGAAACCTCCCATAACATAGACTCCACCAAATGCAGAACTCAAGAATTGTCCTCATCGGAGCGATTTTCGGACCTCACCAACGATTCTTTAGTGATTGTACAGGCCATTGAACTGTCTGGTCCTAGATGA
- the LOC108193559 gene encoding zinc finger protein CONSTANS-LIKE 2 gives MFKEEQISIHAANEAALQNDRVWICEACERAPAAFICKADAASLCANCDAEIHSANPLASRHQRVPVAPIPCSVYGPQAAKGSVLGLGGDDTDDEESEAVSWLINPGKNNSEQLTNGLFFGGEAVDEYLDFVDFSSCQDNDNQYTGGQQYDVPQKSYGDQSEQYNDQQNYFVPRKSYAGDSVVPVQNGQVKIHQFQPQPKQNQTFQLDLEYETSNTGYGYPPSLSHSVSVSSMDVGVVPESTMLDVSIPHSRLSAGTNDIYSTPPIQTPTQLSPMDREARVLRYKEKKKNRKFVKTIRYASRKAYAETRPRIKGRFAKRTDTEVEVDQMFSSNFIAATGYGIVPSY, from the exons ATGTTTAAGGAGGAGCAAATTAGCATCCATGCAGCCAATGAGGCAGCCTTGCAGAATGATCGTGTCTGGATCTGTGAGGCGTGTGAGCGCGCCCCTGCTGCCTTCATCTGCAAGGCAGACGCTGCGTCGCTCTGTGCTAATTGTGATGCAGAAATCCACTCTGCTAATCCATTAGCCAGCCGCCATCAGCGTGTCCCTGTGGCGCCAATACCTTGTTCTGTTTACGGTCCCCAGGCTGCTAAAGGCTCAGTCCTCGGGCTTGGAGGCGATGACACAGATGATGAGGAGAGTGAGGCTGTTTCTTGGCTGATCAATCCTGGCAAGAACAACTCTGAACAGCTTACAAATGGCTTGTTTTTTGGTGGAGAGGCGGTTGATGAGTACTTGGACTTCGTCGATTTCAGTTCTTGTCAGGACAATGACAATCAGTACACTGGTGGACAGCAATATGATGTTCCTCAGAAGAGCTATGGAGACCAGTCAGAGCAGTACAATGATCAGCAGAACTATTTTGTTCCGCGGAAGAGTTATGCAGGCGATAGCGTTGTGCCAGTTCAGAATGGACAGGTGAAAATTCACCAGTTTCAGCCTCAGCCAAAGCAGAACCAGACTTTCCAGCTGGATTTGGAGTACGAAACATCAAACACAGGCTACGGCTACCCCCCTTCACTTAGCCACAGC GTTTCTGTATCCTCGATGGATGTTGGAGTTGTGCCAGAATCCACAATGCTCGACGTCTCAATCCCACATTCAAGACTCTCTGCAGGTACAAATGACATATATTCTACCCCGCCAATTCAGACGCCAACTCAACTGTCTCCAATGGACAGAGAGGCCAGAGTCCTCAGatacaaagaaaagaaaaagaaccgGAAATTTGTCAAGACCATAAGGTATGCATCAAGAAAAGCTTATGCAGAAACCAGGCCAAGGATCAAAGGCCGGTTTGCGAAGAGAACAGATACTGAAGTTGAGGTGGATCAGATGTTCTCCTCGAATTTCATAGCTGCAACTGGATACGGCATTGTTCCGTCTTACTAA
- the LOC108196519 gene encoding probable galacturonosyltransferase 9 isoform X2, with protein sequence MAVAVRGGRGGGSALSVGIRNFFSYRIFVSAMFTLLFLATLSVLFSSHPPPLPAHSSSTGNAYMHRTFLALKSDPLKTRLDLIHRQANDHMALVNAYAAYARKLKLDISRQLKLFDDLAQNISDVALKPKYRTALIESDAPVDEDLLRQFEKEVKDKVKIARLMVGDAKESYDNQLKIQKLKDTIFAVNELLIKAKKSGAFASLIAAKSTPKSLHCLAMRLMGEQIANPEKFRDDAPKPEFEDPTLYHYALFSDNVIAVSVVVNSTVMNAVEKSKHVFHVVTDKMNVAAMKVWFKMQPVEGAHVEVKAVEEYTFLNSSYVPVLKQLESAKLQKFYFENRAENATKDVNNLKFKNPKYLSMLNHLRFYLPEMYPKLHRILFLDDDVVVQKDLTPLWRIDMEGKVNGAVETCFGSFHRYAQYLNFSHPLIRDKFSPKACAWAFGMNMFDLDAWRREKLTEEYHYWQNLNEDRTLWKSGTLPPGLMTFYSTTKSLDKSWHVLGLGYNPSISMDEINGAAVIHFNGNMKPWLDIAMNQFKSLWSKYVDNTMEFVQMCNFGL encoded by the exons ATGGCGGTGGCAGTGCGTGGCGGTCGCGGCGGCGGATCGGCACTCTCCGTTGGGATTAGGAACTTCTTCTCCTACCGGATCTTTGTGTCGGCGATGTTCACGCTTCTCTTTCTCGCTACTCTCTCTGTTTTGTTCTCTTCGCATCCTCCTCCTCTCCCCGCTCACTCCTCC AGTACTGGAAATGCTTACATGCATAGGACCTTTCTAGCATTGAAGTCTGATCCGTTGAAGACTAGGTTAGATTTAATTCATAGGCAGGCAAATGATCACATGGCACTTGTCAATGCATATGCAGCTTATGCGAGGAAGCTGAAACTTGACATTTCTCggcaattaaaattatttgatgaCCTAGCACAAAATATATCGGATGTGGCTCTAAAGCCAAAATATCGCACGGCGTTGATTGAGTCTGATGCCCCAGTGGATGAGGATTTGTTGAGACAATTTGAAAAGGAAGTAAAGGATAAAGTTAAGATTGCGCGGTTAATGGTTGGGGATGCAAAGGAGTCATATGATAATCAGCTAAAGATTCAGAAATTAAAAGACACAATATTTGCAGTAAATGAGTTGCTTATTAAGGCCAAGAAAAGTGGTGCTTTTGCTAGTTTGATTGCAGCGAAATCAACTCCAAAGAGTCTACATTGTCTTGCAATGCGGCTCATGGGGGAACAGATTGCAAATCCTGAGAAGTTTAGAGATGATGCGCCTAAACCAGAGTTTGAAGACCCCACTTTATACCATTATGCATTATTTTCGGATAATGTGATTGCTGTGTCTGTTGTGGTGAATTCGACAGTAATGAATGCAGTTGAGAAAAGCAAACATGTTTTCCATGTTGTTACTGATAAAATGAATGTTGCGGCAATGAAGGTATGGTTTAAGATGCAGCCGGTGGAAGGTGCACATGTGGAGGTTAAAGCAGTGGAGGAGTATACATTCTTGAATTCTTCTTATGTCCCAGTACTTAAGCAATTGGAGTCTGCAAAGCTGCAGAAGTTCTATTTTGAGAACAGGGCTGAAAACGCGACTAAAGATGTaaacaatttgaaatttaaaaatccCAAGTACTTGTCAATGTTGAATCACCTTCGATTTTACTTGCCCGAGATGTATCCAAAGCTACACCGCATACTGTTTCTCGATGATGATGTTGTGGTTCAGAAAGACTTGACCCCATTGTGGAGAATTGACATGGAAGGAAAGGTGAACGGTGCTGTTGAGACCTGCTTTGGATCATTTCACCGCTACGCTCAGTATTTAAATTTCTCTCACCCGCTCATAAGGGATAAATTCAGTCCCAAGGCCTGTGCATGGGCTTTTGGCATGAATATGTTTGATCTTGATGCTTGGAGGCGTGAAAAATTGACCGAAGAGTACCATTACTGGCAGAATCTG AATGAGGACAGAACTTTATGGAAATCAGGGACCCTTCCACCTGGTCTGATGACATTTTATTCAACTACAAAGTCATTGGACAAATCATGGCATGTGCTTGGGCTTGGTTATAATCCAAGTATTAGCATGGATGAGATCAATGGTGCTGCTGTGATCCATTTCAACGGAAACATGAAGCCTTGGCTTGACATTGCCATGAACCAATTTAAGAGTCTCTGGTCAAAATATGTTGATAATACTATGGAGTTTGTGCAAATGTGCAATTTTGGCCTCTAG
- the LOC108196519 gene encoding probable galacturonosyltransferase 9 isoform X1, with the protein MAVAVRGGRGGGSALSVGIRNFFSYRIFVSAMFTLLFLATLSVLFSSHPPPLPAHSSVIQSTGNAYMHRTFLALKSDPLKTRLDLIHRQANDHMALVNAYAAYARKLKLDISRQLKLFDDLAQNISDVALKPKYRTALIESDAPVDEDLLRQFEKEVKDKVKIARLMVGDAKESYDNQLKIQKLKDTIFAVNELLIKAKKSGAFASLIAAKSTPKSLHCLAMRLMGEQIANPEKFRDDAPKPEFEDPTLYHYALFSDNVIAVSVVVNSTVMNAVEKSKHVFHVVTDKMNVAAMKVWFKMQPVEGAHVEVKAVEEYTFLNSSYVPVLKQLESAKLQKFYFENRAENATKDVNNLKFKNPKYLSMLNHLRFYLPEMYPKLHRILFLDDDVVVQKDLTPLWRIDMEGKVNGAVETCFGSFHRYAQYLNFSHPLIRDKFSPKACAWAFGMNMFDLDAWRREKLTEEYHYWQNLNEDRTLWKSGTLPPGLMTFYSTTKSLDKSWHVLGLGYNPSISMDEINGAAVIHFNGNMKPWLDIAMNQFKSLWSKYVDNTMEFVQMCNFGL; encoded by the exons ATGGCGGTGGCAGTGCGTGGCGGTCGCGGCGGCGGATCGGCACTCTCCGTTGGGATTAGGAACTTCTTCTCCTACCGGATCTTTGTGTCGGCGATGTTCACGCTTCTCTTTCTCGCTACTCTCTCTGTTTTGTTCTCTTCGCATCCTCCTCCTCTCCCCGCTCACTCCTCC GTTATACAGAGTACTGGAAATGCTTACATGCATAGGACCTTTCTAGCATTGAAGTCTGATCCGTTGAAGACTAGGTTAGATTTAATTCATAGGCAGGCAAATGATCACATGGCACTTGTCAATGCATATGCAGCTTATGCGAGGAAGCTGAAACTTGACATTTCTCggcaattaaaattatttgatgaCCTAGCACAAAATATATCGGATGTGGCTCTAAAGCCAAAATATCGCACGGCGTTGATTGAGTCTGATGCCCCAGTGGATGAGGATTTGTTGAGACAATTTGAAAAGGAAGTAAAGGATAAAGTTAAGATTGCGCGGTTAATGGTTGGGGATGCAAAGGAGTCATATGATAATCAGCTAAAGATTCAGAAATTAAAAGACACAATATTTGCAGTAAATGAGTTGCTTATTAAGGCCAAGAAAAGTGGTGCTTTTGCTAGTTTGATTGCAGCGAAATCAACTCCAAAGAGTCTACATTGTCTTGCAATGCGGCTCATGGGGGAACAGATTGCAAATCCTGAGAAGTTTAGAGATGATGCGCCTAAACCAGAGTTTGAAGACCCCACTTTATACCATTATGCATTATTTTCGGATAATGTGATTGCTGTGTCTGTTGTGGTGAATTCGACAGTAATGAATGCAGTTGAGAAAAGCAAACATGTTTTCCATGTTGTTACTGATAAAATGAATGTTGCGGCAATGAAGGTATGGTTTAAGATGCAGCCGGTGGAAGGTGCACATGTGGAGGTTAAAGCAGTGGAGGAGTATACATTCTTGAATTCTTCTTATGTCCCAGTACTTAAGCAATTGGAGTCTGCAAAGCTGCAGAAGTTCTATTTTGAGAACAGGGCTGAAAACGCGACTAAAGATGTaaacaatttgaaatttaaaaatccCAAGTACTTGTCAATGTTGAATCACCTTCGATTTTACTTGCCCGAGATGTATCCAAAGCTACACCGCATACTGTTTCTCGATGATGATGTTGTGGTTCAGAAAGACTTGACCCCATTGTGGAGAATTGACATGGAAGGAAAGGTGAACGGTGCTGTTGAGACCTGCTTTGGATCATTTCACCGCTACGCTCAGTATTTAAATTTCTCTCACCCGCTCATAAGGGATAAATTCAGTCCCAAGGCCTGTGCATGGGCTTTTGGCATGAATATGTTTGATCTTGATGCTTGGAGGCGTGAAAAATTGACCGAAGAGTACCATTACTGGCAGAATCTG AATGAGGACAGAACTTTATGGAAATCAGGGACCCTTCCACCTGGTCTGATGACATTTTATTCAACTACAAAGTCATTGGACAAATCATGGCATGTGCTTGGGCTTGGTTATAATCCAAGTATTAGCATGGATGAGATCAATGGTGCTGCTGTGATCCATTTCAACGGAAACATGAAGCCTTGGCTTGACATTGCCATGAACCAATTTAAGAGTCTCTGGTCAAAATATGTTGATAATACTATGGAGTTTGTGCAAATGTGCAATTTTGGCCTCTAG